The sequence below is a genomic window from Paenibacillus silvisoli.
GGGGACGTATGCATCGGCCCAAGGGGATGAAGAGCTTCGCGAGCATTTGAGCAGGCATATGGTGCGGAAGCATAAGTTTCAGCTGACGGCCAGCGAGCTGCTAATTACGTCCGGCGCGCAGCAAGCGATCGACTTGATCGCCCGTACGTTCATTCGGCCGATGGATGCCATTCTGGTCGAGAGGCCGACTTACAGCGCGGCGCTGGATGTGTTCCGCGCGTACGGCGCACGCTTTTTTGCGGTGGACATTACGCCGGAGGGCTACGACTTGGAACATGTCGAACAGGTGATGAAGCAGCATAGGCCGCGATTTTTTTACATGAATCCGACCTTCCACAATCCGACGGGGTACACGGTTCCGCCTTCTCAGCGCAAGCAGCTTGTCGAGCTCGCGGAAAGGTACCGGTGTCTGCTCATTGAAGACGATGCGTTCAACGACATGTATTACGATCAACCGCCGCCGCCGCCGCTGTTTTCGTACGATACGGAAGGCTGGGTCGTTTACATACGCAGCTTTTGCAAATATGTCGCTCCGGGGCTTCGCATTTGCGCGGTTATGGGCCGCAAGCCGGTTATCGCACCGCTCGTTTCGGCCAAATCGCTGGCGGACAACGGCACGCCGCTCGTCAATCAGAAAATTTTTCTGCATTACTTCGAGTCCGACCGGATGCAGCAGCATCTGAAAAAACTTCGCATCGCCTTGCAGATCCGGCGCGACATCATGGAGGAAGAGTTGCGCCGCGCGCCCGGCTGGGAGTGGCTCAGCCTTAAAGGCGGGCTCTATCTGTGGATCAAGCTGCCGGACGGTTTTCCGGTCGTTGCCTATTTCGAGGAAAGTTTGCGGCAGAACGTATCTTTTATTCCGGGAACAATCTGCGATCCGTTCGATGCGATCGAGGACCGGATCCGGCTTTGCTTCTCGTTGGTCAATGAGAGCCAAATGCGCGAAGGCGTGAGGCGGTTGGTGGACATTGCGAACCGAATGCAGCTAGAAAGCAACTTAACGAACCGTTGACTCGTCTAGATGGATAAATAGAAGAGAGGCGGGGGGACGTATGAAACGAATGATCTGCAGCTTTGCGGCGCTGATCGTGTTTGCTGCTCTGATGATCGGATGCGGAGTGAAGAAGGAAGTCGGTGAAGAAGATAACCGTACGTTGAAAAATGCGGGGAGTACACCGGTAGTGGCGACCGAGCCTAATTTGTCCGGATTCGGAACGGTCAATGCGGTTTCGGAGCCTGGCGGCGTTCGCGGCTTCCTGAATGATCAGCATATTTTACATGGCGATATTTATTTGAAAGACGATAAAGTGTTTATCAATATCGTCGGGCTGAACGATAACGTTCGAAAGCTGCTTGCGGAGCAGTATGCTCCGGATTCTTACCAGCTAGTCAATGTGTCGCATTCGATCGAAGAACTGGAAGAAGCGCAGAAGAAACTGAGCGAAAGCGATCTTTACCGGACACAAAACCTGTACGGCTCGGGAATTGACGTGATCAAGAACAAAATCGTAATTACGATGCCTTCGGCAAGCGAAGCGGAAGCGAAACCGGTCATCGGAAAGCTGATCGACCCGGACTTGATCAGCTACGACATCCAGGCGATAAGCGAAAAACCGGAGTACGAAGGAACGATCGTCAGTATCGATACTACGAATCATCACATTCTTATTTTGGAAGATGGACAGGAAGAGCCGAGCATTTATTTTGGCTTTAACGAGCATTCGGAAATCGTGGATGCGCAAGGTTCGCCGATCGCTTTTGACGATTTGATGGAGCAACAGAAGGTCCGCGTCTGGTCGGCAGGCATGATTAATGAATCGTTTCCCGCTCAAGGCACGGCGCGAAGACTGGAGCTCGCTGAAGGCTGATAGATGCAACGCTTTAAAAAAGCCGCAATTTCTGCGACTCTTTTTTCATTCAAATCAAAAGGTTGACTTGCAGGACAATGGAAGCGTTGTAGAGAACTTTAAATGCGAGCTGGAAAGTCAGGGGATTCATAAGCGGAAGCCCCTATTAATGGAAGAGATTCGCATAAATGATGCTAGAATACGACTAGACTAGCTTAAGGAGGAACTATTCATGATTGCAGCCATAATGGTCGGATTCGTAGCCTTGGAGCATGTATACATTCTTGTGCTGGAGATGTTTCTATGGTCGACACCTCGCGGTATGAAAGCGTTCGGCATGACGAAGGAAGAGGCAGCTGCCACCAAAACGCTTGCCGCGAACCAAGGCTTATATAACGGATTTCTGGCAGCCGGCTTGGTGTGGGGAATCGTGCATCCGAACGGGCAAACGGGAGAATCGATCGAGCTCTTTTTCTTGATTTGCGTTCTCGTTGCGGCCCTGTATGGAGGAGCGACGGCGAAGCGTTCCATATGGTTGGTTCAAGGGTTGCCTGCCTTAATCGCACTCGTGCTCGTATTGGTGCTGTAGCAGATATTGGGAGGGGATGAGGATATTGAGCGATTATTTGGCTGTCATCGAGCTTTACAAGCGAGGTCTGGACGGATATTCGGTCGAACAGCTGCGATTTAAATGCAGTGAAAACGTATGGTCGGTCGGGCAAATGTATGTTCACGTGATCGAAGTGGCGAAAGAGTACATCGGGCATATTGAAACATGTTCCATGGCAACGCAAGAGGAACCTCAAGGCAAGACGGAGGACGGGACGAAGGCGTTGGCCGAAAAAGAATGGCCCAATATTCGCGTGAAGCTCGATGAACCGCCTAACGCGACAAGAAACCCCGAAAGCAAGGATGAGCTCATAATCGGTTTGGAACAGGTGCAAGCGCAGTTGGCATATTGGGCCGGTTGCGTTGACGAGGCGAATCCGGCTTGCAAGGTGCGCCATGGCTGGTTTGGCTGGCTCAACGCGCGGGAATGGTTCGAGATGATCGGCATGCACAGCAGGCATCATTTACGTCAGAAGGCGATGCTGGATGAGAAACTGACGGAGTCAGGCTAGCCGATAAATTGATCTGACCGAAACTCTGGGATAGAATAGAGGGATCATGTCATTTTACGCTTAAGGAGATCGAATCATGTTTCAAAAAACGGCATATGCCGCATCGCGCGAGCAAAATTACGACCTTGTCATCAGCCAGCTGGACGCACTCCTACACGGGGAAACGGACGAGATCGCCAACCTTTCCAATGCTTCGGCGCTGCTGAATCAATTTTTAGACCGAATCAACTGGGTCGGCTTTTATTTGTATAAAGACGGCGAGCTCGTCCTCGGGCCGTTTCAAGGCTTGCCGGCTTGCGTACGCATTCCGCTTTCGCGCGGCGTTTGCGGCAAAGCGGCCAGCTTGAAAGAAACCGTTCGCGTGGAGAACGTGCACGAATTCCCGGGCCATATCGCGTGCGACGCCGCTTCGCAGTCCGAGATCGTCATTCCGATGGTAAAGGACGGCCAGCTGCTGGGCGTGCTCGATATCGATAGTCCGGAGCTGAATCGCTTCGACGAAGTGGATCAGGCTTACCTAGAGAAGTTCGTCGCTCAGCTCTGTGTTCACCTGTAATCGAAATGGAATATAACGTCACAAAGGTATGGGATGAAGCGTTATGGTTGAAGGCGGAGGTCGTCTATCAAGAAGCTTTTCCAGGTCATAAAGGGAAGAAGCGTTCGATCATTCGCGGCATGTTCGAGCGAAAGCTCAGCGCGCTTCATACTTGGACGGAAGCCGGTGAAATAGCTGCCATGGCGCTCACCTCGACCGATCGTCACGCGCAGGCTGTCATTATTGATCACCTAGCTGTTTCAGCAAGCAGAAGAGAGCGGGGTATCGGCCTTCGCTGTGTCGAAGCCATCCGTGAATGGGCGGAAACGACGGAAGCTTGCCGATCGATCATTATTGAAGCTGAAGCGGACCCGACAGAGGAGAATGCCGATCGCATCCGATTTTGGCTGAAAGCAGGCTTCCTTCAAACGGAATATGTTCACCATTATATATGGGTACCCGAAACGTATGTGGCGATGTATGTGCCGATTGCCCCCGCGTTCCAGCCAAGCGATAACGGCAAATCGCTGTTCAAAGTGATTACCAAATATCACGAGAAGGCTTATCGGGGTCAGGATTGACGATGAAATGAAGTCCGGAGCAAGCGCGGGCTTTATTTTTTTTCGTTTTTTATAAATATTCCTTTACAGGAATATTCCCTATGGTGTATATTTAGATCAAGGCAAAGAGATACTTAGTGATGAAGGAGCTGGGGATATACCAAGAAACCATCACGTAATTGAGGTGAATGAACATGTCAGGAACTACTCCCGGCATGGATGTGACGACATTGAGCGCTTTAGCCGAACCGAACCGGATGAGAATCGTCGAGCTGCTGCGCGACGGACCGCTGACCGTTGGGGAAATCGCGGATCGGCTGGGGCTGCGGCAGCCGCAAGCATCGAAGCATTTGAAGGTGCTGACGGACAACGGGATTTTGGAAGTGACCGCTGACGCTAATCGAAGAATTTATAAGCTCCGATCGGAGCCGTTCCAGTCGCTCAATTCATGGCTTCAGACGTTTAAACGCGTTATGGAAGAGAGATTCGACAACTTGGATGCCTACTTGCGCGAATTGCAAAAGAAGGAAAATTCGAACGATAACCCATAAGGAGGAATTTTACAATGTCTAACAATGCAACGGTTTCGAGAGTGGAGAACGAAAATGTTTTGGTGCTGGAGCGTATTTTCGAAGCGCCGCGCGAGCTCGTGTTTAAAGTGTTTTCCGAGGCGGAGCATCTGAAGCACTGGTGGGGACCGCGGGGCTGGGAAGTGCCGGTTTGCAAAGTCGATTTCCAGCCAGGCGGCGTATGGCACTATTGCATGAAATGCATGGATAAGAACCAAGGCGATTTCTACGGCATGGAATCGTGGGGCAAAGGCATTTATCAGGAAATCGTCGCTCCGGAAAAAATCGTCTACATCGATTACTTCTCGGACGCCGAAGGCAATGTCGATCAGAACTTGCCTTCGACCGAAGTTACGCTGGAATTCGTCGATCTGGGCAACGGCACAACGAAGCTGGTAAACCGTGCTGTCTACG
It includes:
- a CDS encoding aminotransferase-like domain-containing protein, giving the protein MRFKQVYDYVWSQIERGERKAGEKLPSIRQVAAELGVNRLTVFKAYQHLKDDGKVDVKEKSGYFVASVNQPRLDSAFPDPISAPSAVSWKNKLSDIQRIPAVYQFSQAIIDPNLLPNLFLSDYVKQVFDIYPKLMGTYASAQGDEELREHLSRHMVRKHKFQLTASELLITSGAQQAIDLIARTFIRPMDAILVERPTYSAALDVFRAYGARFFAVDITPEGYDLEHVEQVMKQHRPRFFYMNPTFHNPTGYTVPPSQRKQLVELAERYRCLLIEDDAFNDMYYDQPPPPPLFSYDTEGWVVYIRSFCKYVAPGLRICAVMGRKPVIAPLVSAKSLADNGTPLVNQKIFLHYFESDRMQQHLKKLRIALQIRRDIMEEELRRAPGWEWLSLKGGLYLWIKLPDGFPVVAYFEESLRQNVSFIPGTICDPFDAIEDRIRLCFSLVNESQMREGVRRLVDIANRMQLESNLTNR
- a CDS encoding DUF3221 domain-containing protein — its product is MKRMICSFAALIVFAALMIGCGVKKEVGEEDNRTLKNAGSTPVVATEPNLSGFGTVNAVSEPGGVRGFLNDQHILHGDIYLKDDKVFINIVGLNDNVRKLLAEQYAPDSYQLVNVSHSIEELEEAQKKLSESDLYRTQNLYGSGIDVIKNKIVITMPSASEAEAKPVIGKLIDPDLISYDIQAISEKPEYEGTIVSIDTTNHHILILEDGQEEPSIYFGFNEHSEIVDAQGSPIAFDDLMEQQKVRVWSAGMINESFPAQGTARRLELAEG
- a CDS encoding DUF1304 domain-containing protein, with the protein product MIAAIMVGFVALEHVYILVLEMFLWSTPRGMKAFGMTKEEAAATKTLAANQGLYNGFLAAGLVWGIVHPNGQTGESIELFFLICVLVAALYGGATAKRSIWLVQGLPALIALVLVLVL
- a CDS encoding DinB family protein — its product is MSDYLAVIELYKRGLDGYSVEQLRFKCSENVWSVGQMYVHVIEVAKEYIGHIETCSMATQEEPQGKTEDGTKALAEKEWPNIRVKLDEPPNATRNPESKDELIIGLEQVQAQLAYWAGCVDEANPACKVRHGWFGWLNAREWFEMIGMHSRHHLRQKAMLDEKLTESG
- a CDS encoding GAF domain-containing protein → MFQKTAYAASREQNYDLVISQLDALLHGETDEIANLSNASALLNQFLDRINWVGFYLYKDGELVLGPFQGLPACVRIPLSRGVCGKAASLKETVRVENVHEFPGHIACDAASQSEIVIPMVKDGQLLGVLDIDSPELNRFDEVDQAYLEKFVAQLCVHL
- a CDS encoding GNAT family N-acetyltransferase, with the translated sequence MEYNVTKVWDEALWLKAEVVYQEAFPGHKGKKRSIIRGMFERKLSALHTWTEAGEIAAMALTSTDRHAQAVIIDHLAVSASRRERGIGLRCVEAIREWAETTEACRSIIIEAEADPTEENADRIRFWLKAGFLQTEYVHHYIWVPETYVAMYVPIAPAFQPSDNGKSLFKVITKYHEKAYRGQD
- a CDS encoding ArsR/SmtB family transcription factor; translated protein: MSGTTPGMDVTTLSALAEPNRMRIVELLRDGPLTVGEIADRLGLRQPQASKHLKVLTDNGILEVTADANRRIYKLRSEPFQSLNSWLQTFKRVMEERFDNLDAYLRELQKKENSNDNP
- a CDS encoding SRPBCC domain-containing protein, producing the protein MSNNATVSRVENENVLVLERIFEAPRELVFKVFSEAEHLKHWWGPRGWEVPVCKVDFQPGGVWHYCMKCMDKNQGDFYGMESWGKGIYQEIVAPEKIVYIDYFSDAEGNVDQNLPSTEVTLEFVDLGNGTTKLVNRAVYVSAEALKTVIDMGMLQGVSETWDRLEEHLNAVK